Below is a window of Shumkonia mesophila DNA.
CAGCAGTTCATGGCGGCGCCATAGGCCGCCCAACGCCTGGCCGAGAGGGACCAGGTCCATCGGCGTGCCGTCGTCCTTAAGTTGGCACCAGACTTCGGAGACGCTGCGGGGCTGGCGGAAATAGCCGTTCGCCCGCATCCGTTCGAGGCGATCAGCCGCCGCGACAGAGCCGTCCATGGAGATCGTCATTGCCCTTTCCTCCCTTCCGGTGTTTGTGAAAGAGGCACCTTGGACATGGTACGGGGCGGCCGCCCCGCGCAACCCCGGAATGACGATATAGCCGCCCGTGCTTACGAATCGGCGGCCGCGGGCGATCCGTCGTCCCGGCCCATCGCCGCAAGGATCGCCGCCTGAACCGCCTTGTCCTGCGCTTTTACCGCCGCGGTCAGCGAAAGCAGCTTTTGGCGGGTGTCGTAAAGCTGATCGACCAGCGACAGCACGACCGGCAGCAGGGTGGTGTCGACCTCCAGCTCGTAGTGCAGCGTGCAGATCAGCCGGACGCGCGCGCATTCCATGTCGGAGAAATAGAGCGTCCCGGCCTCCTCGGCCGGCGCCACCAGCTCCTCGTCGATCCAGGCATCGAGGTCGCCACGTTCAAGCCCGGCGATCGCCGCGCACAGCTCTTCGATGGGCATCATGACAGCATCTCCTTGCGCGGGTCCTCGGCGTTCTTCGGCTGCCAGGCCTCCAGAAACGCCGCCAGCTCGGGCTCCTCGGCGGCGGGCAGAACGACCTTGAGCGTGATCAGCAGATGCCCGCTCTCCCCTGTCTTGCGGTTGCGGATGCCCTTGCCGCGCAGGCGCAGCGTGGTGCCGGTGTTCGACCCCTTGGGGATGGTCATCGCCACCGGACCCTTGAGCGTCGGCACCTGGACCTGGGCGCCCAGCACCGCCTCCTTCACGGTCACCGGAAGCTCGACATGGATGTTGTCGTCCTTGCGGCGAAAGAACGGATGCGGCTCGACATGCAGCTCGACATAGGCATCGCCCGCCGGCCCGCCGCCGAAGCCCGGCATCCCCTGCCCCTTCAGCCGCAGCATCTGCCGATCCTGGGCGCCCTCGGGGATCTTCACCTGCAGGGTCTTGCCTTCCATGAGCGTGATCGTGCGCGTGGCGCCGTTGGCGGCATCCAGGAAGGCGACCGGCAGCACGGCGCTCACGTCCTGGCCGGGGGCCCGGAAGGCGCCCCGCGGCCGCCGCCCGCCGCCGCCGAACGCCTGGGCCAGGAATTCCTCCAGGTCCTCGTTGCTGGAAAAACCGTCGCGCGCCGCGTGCGAGGCATAGGCGGGGCCGTCGGCGAATTCGCGATAGAACCGCTCCTGCGGCCGCTGGGCGCCGCTGGCGTCGATCTCGCCGGCATCGAAGCGGCGGCGCTTTTCCTTGTCCTTGAGCAGGTCGTGGGCGCCCGAGATTTCCTTGAACCGCGACTCGGCCTCCTTGTCGGCCGGATGCAGGTCCGGATGGAACTTGCGGGCCAGCGTCTTGAACGCCTCCTTGATCTCCTTGTCGGTCGCCGAGCGGGCGACGCCGAGGGTCTCGTAAGGGTCCTTCATGACCATGATGCCTTTCACGCAACGCCGCTGACGGGAGCCCGGAGGGCCCCGCGGTCATCGGCACCGCCGAGGGTATCCCCGGCGCCGCCATTGCGCCAGCCCGTCACCGAGGGGCGGCGGGCGGCGCCTTCTGGATATGGGGGGCGAGGCCGGAGAGGGCGACGCCGCCGGGGGGCGCGCGCCGCGCGGGAAAGACGCGTCATCACCCCCTGAAAGCGGAACGGAACGGTGGTATGATCGCCGGCGACCCCCGAGGACCAGGCCATGGCAAAGAAGAAAACCGCAACGCCCCCGATCCATCCGGGCGAGATTCTCAAGGAGGAGTTTCTCATCCCCCATGGCCTCAACGCCAACCGCCTGGCGGTGGCCATCGGCGTGGCGCCGAACCGCATCACCGGCATCCTCAACGGCAGGCGCGCCATCAGCGGCGAGACGGCGATCCTGCTGGCCCGCGCCTTCGGGACGACGCCGGAATTCTGGATCAACCTCCAGGCCCACTACGACCTGGAACTGGCCCGCCTCCAGGTGACCGAGGAACGCGTCCAGGGAGCCGCCTCGCTGGCCCGGGAACTGCGCGTGGCGTGAACCGGGGAGAGGCGCAGGCCCCCCGCGCGATGCAGAGGCCTTAGTTCTCCCTTGTTGACGATGTGCCAACCTTCACCGCGAGAGGTCTTAAGAAGCTTCGCCAATCCGTGCCACGTAATTTCGACTCGATTGAAGGAGTATTCGTGGATTTCGATCAGCTTCATAGCTTGCTCCAATGCGGTTTCCCGTGCATTTAATTAACTGCTCAAAAGAGTTGCAGAGAACCATGTTTACGGGAATCACCGCAAAAACGCTCTTGCCTGCACCCGACGGCAAAGGGATTCAGGTGGTCTCGCTTGGCGGATAGGGGGAACGCCGCCGGCCAAATATAGGGGGAGAGAGTGGCACCATCGCATGGGGATGATGCGGATGGCGGCAGGGGGATTCAGCCAAGGAACTTTTCTCCGGGGCGCGGAACACGGACGCTGTGGCTCATCATCGATCT
It encodes the following:
- a CDS encoding DnaJ C-terminal domain-containing protein — protein: MVMKDPYETLGVARSATDKEIKEAFKTLARKFHPDLHPADKEAESRFKEISGAHDLLKDKEKRRRFDAGEIDASGAQRPQERFYREFADGPAYASHAARDGFSSNEDLEEFLAQAFGGGGRRPRGAFRAPGQDVSAVLPVAFLDAANGATRTITLMEGKTLQVKIPEGAQDRQMLRLKGQGMPGFGGGPAGDAYVELHVEPHPFFRRKDDNIHVELPVTVKEAVLGAQVQVPTLKGPVAMTIPKGSNTGTTLRLRGKGIRNRKTGESGHLLITLKVVLPAAEEPELAAFLEAWQPKNAEDPRKEMLS
- a CDS encoding HigA family addiction module antitoxin, yielding MAKKKTATPPIHPGEILKEEFLIPHGLNANRLAVAIGVAPNRITGILNGRRAISGETAILLARAFGTTPEFWINLQAHYDLELARLQVTEERVQGAASLARELRVA
- a CDS encoding MerR family transcriptional regulator; its protein translation is MMPIEELCAAIAGLERGDLDAWIDEELVAPAEEAGTLYFSDMECARVRLICTLHYELEVDTTLLPVVLSLVDQLYDTRQKLLSLTAAVKAQDKAVQAAILAAMGRDDGSPAAADS